Within Bactrocera oleae isolate idBacOlea1 chromosome 6, idBacOlea1, whole genome shotgun sequence, the genomic segment GTTGGAGGGAACAAcagaaatttgtataaaaataaaaagtaaaatgacGGAATTCCCACAAAAAAATGTCTCTacgtaataataaaaataaaatttaaatttatacagctacatacatatatacgtaattaatatattatttactaatataaatatatgtatacgagttgcttataaaaaatgtttattatattaaatattttatgaaactaTAACTTAAACTCTATCCAACATACAATAAAACGAATAAATTTctgatatatgatatatatgatgCTATATACCACATATAACAAATTAACAGTGTATACTAAGTGATGTTAACACCTAAAAATGTTTATCGCCTAAACTAAAAGAGTAAAacttgaaattacaggaatatATGCTAAGTATGTGCacttaaatactttaaaattacaaaatatacatataatatttatgtacgaATATATTACACGTTCAAAaacgaatttaaaattataaaaacaaaacttgcTAATTTTCCTAGACTATGTGTATGTGAATCTtccttaaattaaattaacaatgtataaaaaatggCTACAGACAGCTGAACACAAGCATAAAacggaaaaataaattaaacaatattGACGTATATATCTGTAAacacattgtttttgttgttacgcTCTTTCAAATATTGTAGTTGCAGTTATCAAATGTTATGCGCTTTGTGACTACAATTATATTACTACAAGCTGTGCTATGCTACGctaattatgtttatttatatgcaaatgaaacaataaaacacacatatatacgtatgaaTGCTTATAAAGCAAAGGTgtactataaaaatatgtaaaagtatatatataatgcttGGTAAATGAATACAtaccaacatatgtatgtgcttatagTGAGAAAGATAGTCGTATAATTGCACAAATTTTACTGTTATAAATGTATCTTCATTCATAAtacttaatttaacaaaaataaatatataatataaaaacaaacaattttatatttgttggttagtagtaaatgtaaaacaaatatgctttaaattattgtctaaattaagtatatattatttaagcgAAATactaagaaaaaacaataaataatatcaatgaatataatatagtaaatataaataatataatatagatatacgcatatataatatgtgaagtacgtaaatatatacaatacatagatATGAATAATTACTTGTgagatagaaaataaaatttataaatgtttactaaaaaatatttgtattgcatGTAAACTTATAGTTAGTTATGTATACAATATGTAATTAAATGATTCCAATACACAATACAGAATGCAttgaaaacatgaatttcaattTCGCTTACTATTAGTAATCGGAAAGTGAGGTTATAGTCTTATaaaaaaccaatattttattttttcaagatCTATGAGTGTTTAGTGTGTGCTACAATCTCTTAAAAGATTGCATATTTTTAACACTTCGGTCGCAAATTCTTGcttataaattaaatgaaagcaaaaattcTTTTTCTAGGTTATGTTCGAAAAACACTTATGAAAAACCCGCATTTGCTTTTGCAAGGCTTAGCAGTGTTTAAAATGAGTTATAATTTCTAAtgaaattgcatatttttatactttgctggtcattttttgtttataaatgaaatatgcatacattttattttttatcagttttaaatttattactttcaatctcataattattttctttgtttacaatAGGCTGTACTCcgtaaatttcataaattctcTCTGTAGCAagtatttaatacttatatgaataaaaatatatttatttatgtattaattaatattaatatatgtatatgtatgtatacttatatactttagGTGGTGCAATGTGCAATAAACTGCAGTGCATTTCATTTGAAAAAAGTTAACATTCTCCAGCCGTGCGTCcagttataaatgtatatatatgtatatatataatattgcgaatacatataaattacttttgttatttaaaatatttgtttatgcttTACAAACATTTCTGCAAGTCTTTACTTGTATGTGAGTGCTGTTGTGTGTGATAAGTTGACTGAGGCCTACACAAAATAttgtagtattatatataactaaaaattaaaatcaaacaaaaaaagacGATGgccattatttataatattttaacaatgaaatcagttatttgaatttattataaattaatgttaAGCTAAACCATTATTTAGCAAGCCTCAGCCATAATCACTATATTGCGTGCATGTGATTGTGTATGTGTACTTAAGTATGCATTTGTTTTATGGTTATTAcgataacaatatatttttaaacgtgCGAATTTTAAGTCAATTCaattagtgattttttttttcttttgcattttaataactttctccttaatttttaataaaacattgcTTAATTCAAGTTAAATACATCGATTTAGAATCTTAAGTACACACGCGAGTACTTAAAGAGAATTGGAATTATTTTGCTTACAATCAATACGTTTTCAAcaagtattattaaaaatttaacacgCATTACAACAATATAAGTGTATATCATGTAGAATCGAAATGCCTTAACAAAttgcatattaaaaaatgtttcacaaaCTTTCCTTCATAAATAGCGCAAATAAGTTCTCAAAACATAATACTACTACATAATATAATaaccaaaatacaaaaaagttgtttggcttaaaaatataaaaaatatggttgAATTCATAAAATGCTGTTATTatgcaaattattaaaaaaacaaaaatcgaaatacaaaatttcgaaCATCGATACTTTTTTTGAAGCCCgcttattttctatattattatttacatgGTTCAtgcgttatgttatgttatttcgAGAATACATCtctgcatgtatatatttatatagttttgtttaaaaatctATTTTAGGCGCTTGAGTGTACCAGAAGTTGTGGATCGCATGCAACTACTCCTCGCTTTTGCTTTCCGTGTGTTGTTGGTGTAAATgtgataatttaaaattaatatttaatttaggcTTTAATAGGCGcttgttgaatattttaaaaaatattaagattttGCAAGAAAACTTCTATCAGATTCATTTCACTCTTAGCAGCAAAAGAGGGTGTGGAATTAACTGTTGCGTCAATTCAAGTTTCCCTCTTTTGCCTTTTTGGTTGTTAATTGCTGTTGTGATTGCTCGGCGATGGCAAGTCATTGTGATTGGTGTGATTCTCGTTTGATTTCCAAGACAACAACTTGTTCAACAACATATCCATGTAGGGATTACTGCCCAGGCGTGCGACCTGTAGTTGGTGGTAAGGGAAATTAGTCtttagaaacaatttttttttttaattatccaaTCAATCAGGATTCCAAATAATGCAatacataataatttaattttttttttgtaagctcgaaatttttttttaaataattttcgaatttccaaacatttatttttaactcgatttttacgattcaaaaattttttttattttccaatccggtatttggttttgtaaaaatggaaatttttttcataattgttaaataaattaagtttataaaatttatcccaaaattattttttttaatttccacttATTCGCGTTAgcgtattttaaataaaatttcaacataGCTTAGCTCTTTTTGTCTTGTCTacatttaattgcatttaattataatgttttagttagaaatatgtaaatttttccttCTTTATCTTCTTTCATTCACGcttttaatttggaaaataattttcttgttactccaaaattattttctcaatttttttttacttatgaattaaaaaataaaggttTCAATTATTAATCCCAAACatctaaaaattcaatttccaattttttattctgattttgaaaTACAAGATATTTGGGactcaaaattattaattttatttttttaatttaatcataGAAATTTTAGCACCATAGTAAATCTATTTAttaaaccaatattttttaatctaaaaattcgcaaccctgaccATAATTAAATTCAGTTTTTTTCTCAAACCTCGAAATTCTCAATATACAATTACCTCGGCTCTCGCTTCCTTGTCGAGCGACTCCAATACTTCCCGCGTGTACTGAAAGCTGCCTAGCTTTTCCAGCAAACCAATGCAGTATTTCTTAACTTCGATGTCCTGAGTGCGTTGACGCagaatatctattaaatttaaaaattataattatgatttttttcttaattaaataatGAGCAAAAACTTACGCAAAACCTGCTTATCATGCTTCTGCGAACGTACGGCATGTATAACGGGAAAACCGAATTTCCCCTCTGTCAAGTCCTCAGCGAAGCTTTTATTTTGCGTATACTACAGtttgaaaaaacacaaaaaatttaacaaaattgctACTAACAAAAGCACTAATGTAATCACCTCTTTCAAGCTGAGATTACAGTAGTCATCGCGTATCTGAAAATACAAGCCCAGTATGGCGGTCAGCTTGGTGAAGTCCTCCTTATTCTCGCTAAACAACTGCATCAAACGTATGGCAAGCATGAATAGACCGCCCGTCTTGCGTATGGTCATTAGCTTGTAATCCGATTCGGATGGGCAAGTGAAGTTATCGCGCCAATAGATTTCCATGCCCTGACCACGATGCAATTCCAGCAGTTGTTCCGTGTAGACATTGGTAGCCTGCCGAAGTAAGATTGCTTTAGTAGTTAATGCTGAAATATAAAGTCAAATGTATGAAATACCTCTGGATGGCCCAACTGTTGCACCTTTTGTAGCGACAGGAAGAGCACATAATTCGCTGCGTTGATGGTGCTGGGTACACCGTAAATCGAATGCGCTACGGGAACACCTCTGCGAAGTATTGAATTGTCTTCAATATCATCAATTCTGTAAGAATTAAGTAAATATGCGTGACGAACAACATTCAATGGCATTCAATGCTTGAGTGTGTTAAAGTTGTTTTAAATGGAAAGCGCACAAAAAGTGTGGTTAGAGTGGTGTGTACATATACAAGCTTGCAACGggtttaaaatacataaaatcaaGCACAAACATTAATAATAGTTAATTATAATTGAcagcatgcaaaaaaaaatcagaaaatttaAACTGTCGACGCTTATTTGACAAACAAACTTCAATTTCTCTCAGCGTagcaaaaagaaagaaaattgaaatatgactgacataataaataatGCGACAAATGAAATGTGTCATAAAAGAATTGCAGCAGCTActtaagtaattaaaataaatcacatTGCTGCATTGTGCACGgaaataatagcaaaaacaaaaagtaacattaaaaacagaaacaaaaaaattaaaagtaaaaagttgCAAAAGAGACAtgcttacttttttttgtaatattttaacaaagaaaaaatataaatgggtGCATTTGCACAGCGCCGTAAAGTGTAATGAGGTTTTCCAACTGAATatccatgcatacatacatacatacatacacacactcattcATTTAAACTTAAATAGCCATATCACTCACCAACCATTACACAAAGTGCTAAAGACGGCTATATttctatatacgtatatgtatgtgtgtacttcATTAAGGATTCAACAATTTTTATCCTGCTTTATTTGCATTCACTCAATGTCAAGTTGTTTTTGTAAGCACACTATCAAAGCGAGTGagcataataaaacaaaaaattttaaattcacacTTACAGCTGATCTGTATATGTGTAGGTATGTTTGTTTTGTTGCAACAACTCTGCCTTTCATGCCGACAACCGTCAACGTCATACTTTTGCTATTGTAAGAtttgtgcttttgttttgtCTTTGTGACTACGTAGCAAAATTCGCGATAGCTGCTGCATACACTAGTTACATAGTAGGTATTTTTGAAACTACTTACTGACTAGTTACTAGCTAGGAGCGTAAAATAGTTTAGACGCAATTTTAATgtcaacgaaaatattttttaccaaaaaatttgttattagcAACaggttttatatacaaaaataacaaaacatcaCTAAAAAAATCGTATTCAGGATCTTATTTTGACCATAATAGCAGTATTCTTTTGTTTCTAAACTAATTGTTAACTTCCATTAGTAGCTTCTAAAAAATGTGCATCCGAGCCCGCCATAGGTGTTCGATCTGAACACTGAAAAGTAACCCTTGCCAATTTTGGTGAGGATAtctgttttccatacaataacttgattctgattgttcaaTCAAGAAAATACCTCTTGATTTtggtaggtgttcgattgggtttatcaagaggcatcccgtaatagtccggagtgcagtgttctgacgtCTGGAGTGGCGTAGTTTAAGActggccggccgattgccttgtaagttgtcagcaacgtttctttgtctttgtCTTTGTCTCGTTTGAAGGCAATCTTGCACTTCGCTTAGAAGCTTGAATTTGATTTACTTTCACAATTTGCAGAACCTATATAGTTCGAAACGAACTGATAAGTAACTAGTCACATTTGATACAgtgataaatttttttgtttatattttatacaacattatcaatacaaatacatatgaatatgtctTTGGATATTACTTTCAACTCTTTGGTATTGTTGGTATGTCTATAGACATCATTGCTTCCTGCACAACCAgcaacacatacacatttcCGCCCGCCATCTTGTACACATCTGCATTGTCGCAGCAAAGACATTGCCGATTCACTACGCAAACTACTATGAGCTAATATTAGATGTTCTGGAAGCTGGCAAACACTTGTGTGCGAATGCCGGTAGCGACGGTGGAGCATGTTGTCGGCGACAGTGGCAGCTGGTTAACAAGCCAGCCAGTTAGTCAGGCGGAGCACAAGACagaaataatgtatgtatgtatgtgcgcgcAGTTAGCTCAGCGGGCTTGGTAGAAAGGTAGAAGCGAAAAAACAGATTGATAATAGACAGCTTTTAAGTCGGATTAAGGacaatttttgtttggtttgcaGTGAGGATTAGATATATGATATATCTACTGTGCTAGAATATGCGGGAAGGATATTTAGAATGCAAATTTGTATACTTAGCTGGATTTTTAATCTGTATTCAACCAAGACGCAAAGATAGATTTCCAGagtcagttattttttttttatgtgtttttttctttaaaaactttaattttttttaatttatttttttcgtaaaaattttaatcttaattttttcttaaaatttttaaaatttcagaaattttttttaattttttaaatttttggaaaaattttattatatttttttaagaattaacaCGATCGTGGAATATATGGTACTTTTGTAGATCGCTTTGTTGAATGTTTGTTCATTGTTCTCAACTtatttttaacactataatttcaaatcaatcaaCCTAAATGCATTGCAAAAACATTTGAGtagcaaaaatacaaaaaaaaatgttgcatacaATTAGGCGCCTTAAAAGTAACGAAAGAATGTCAATAACATTTTGAGTAACCATTAATGCTACTTTTGAAAAAACTGCTTGTCATATcccgtaatttattttttcatggtCATCACCCATATCGCATTCTAAAGCATaactaagtgtgtgtgtgtgcgccatTTACTTGGCTAGCAAACAATGGATGAGTCATAAATGCGAGAAAAGATTTTTTAACAATAGAGCAAAGAAATATAGATGAGCTGCACAAGAAAAAGGCTGACTTAAAAGCTATGCAATTGAATTGTCACCAATGactgtgatttttttttatttttgcttataatAGATTTTACATAccattgtagatatgtatgtaatttatgtATGGAAATGTACGTGAACATGAGTGCCAATTGATGAATTTTTCTGTGAAATTAAGCGTTAAGGGAAAAAGtgtgtttatttgtgttcaagCATATACAGTGGGGCCTCGATTAGTTGATTCCtataatttttctgaaaaatatttatatacacttcTGTTGAGTTTTTGAGCGCAATCAAcggctaaaatattttttgcaacatttATCGAGTCCCTACTGTATACACATAATCTTTTATATGTGTATTTCTGCtgaaaaccaaattaaaaaatcagAATTGCGACAAACAATCCGTAGAGTGTTACATTTAAAGTGTGCGAAGGTTGGCAAATATAGTCTGTTGATAAATTAAGCTTATAAAGTTATCTAGAAAGTATTACTtgtcatttttatatacatatgtacatatgtataaatgcacACGCAATCTTACCATATACGagaaatatatacagacatacaaaaGACCAGGCtaatacatacatctatatgctaatattaatattttcttaaaccatacatttttataccatgaacagggtatacgagtattaaatttgccacgaaatttgtaacagtCAAAAGGAAATGTTGAAGActcgtataaaatatatgtacatgtgtacgagtatatataaatgatcagcgggacgagctgagtcgatttagccatgcccaaGCAAGAAACTACTATTAatcgaaatcgccgatatcggagcaATAAGCAtaaagcttccatacaaactaaccaatTCAAATCAAGTCCTcgcataaaacattttttatttgacaagatagaTTCAGGAATATCGGCACAGAACATTGTCCAAGGCCACACTATAGaatccgaataaattgtttagatcggactactatagcatatagctgttataatAACTGAACGGtcgaaatcaaattcttgtatggaaagttttttttatttagtgtattatagcttcggtgcaaccaaacttaacgctttttcttgttttattttctttttcaatatttttttttactcaaaaaccACTTTTATATGCTAAGCACAATCACCTTAACTGGCGAAGCAAGTCATCAAATGAAACCTATCCAAAGCGTATAGAATAATTCAAACGTCACGAAGCATTCAtttaagaatatacatatataactacatataaagataaatacatatgtacacacctACAATATAGTAATACATGCGACATAACCAGtacataacaacaaaatatgaatttcattaagtgAGCATAACTGGCAGATCAATGAAATCATTTACGAAGGGGGCTCAACCGGCTGAAGACAcagaattaaaattgaaatgcgTTGCGTAAGGCCTCAACAAGTCATTAAGGGAGATGTGTGTACATTTCAATGCAACATTATTTATCGTACGCACATACCCACAAGGAAATTGGTTGCAAGCCGTTTATGTcgcgcgttgttgttgttgtaatggttatctaatccccgcttgggtggtaaatttcagtttagttgtcgtcgaggtcatctaacgggaggcccaggaaacgagctgtttcggcGGGGTCGGTCCATAGGGAGAAgcgtgttagatgagtggggttcgttgggtAAGCAAgaaggtggttagtgtcatgcggagacgcattgcatgcaggacatatatTTAGTATGTCGGAGTCGACTCTgaataagtaggagtttaacctgctacagtatccaaaACGAAGTCGTacaagggtcactctagattctcgtggcaactcgagctcttcgtATGCGAtgggtgaaggtgttgatggctccactgtgaatggcggtcagggcatgtctaaagttcgttgcgtccgaagtctggtcggtgTACAGTCCCATATCGTCGATGTAATCAAGGAAGAACCTCTGGATGTTCCTAGGAGACGGTTCCTTGGACACACGACTCTATTCAACAGTTTATTTAAAGCCCTGTCtaactcttgcaacatgctcCAAAGTTATATTTTATCGTCTTACATTAGCAAAAGTTGATGCTCAGCTATTTTAATATcataatgtatgtgtgtagtttaTCTGCCTTCGATTTTCCTGCAgggctaaatattttgtattaaattttttatatcttaCATACGCGCGCCTGCTTGTTAACAGTTGGTGGGTGAAGctagtttttctttattattcatATGGCATTTTTACAGCAATGGAGCCGAGTAACCACATGTTGAAGCCACACACAAACGTATGCAGACGCATAACATATTTTATAGCTTTAATAGTTGTCACATTATTGCTATGAGACACATACTTCATTCCGTTTGACGAGgagatatatatttactatatacgtatatatgtataatacatacatacaacaatgTACAATTATCACTTACAGCTTCCGCAACTCCGTTTTTTTCCTACTAGAAACAGTACTACatgtttatattgtatatgaataatgTATAAATGCATTCAACCAGTTGCGAATGTCACTCTTTCAGAACGATGACAGTTGATTGGGTGCATTTGCATATCGTTTTACAGACGAATAttgttcttattgtttttttgtggaaaatatttaaaatacggaacaataaattgtatattacaatAACTGGAAATATTTGCCGACACCCAATAAGAGTATGAAATAcaagttaataaatttaaatgcatggaaaaatattacaaaattgtcttttttttgtattctcaatcaaattaattataattatatttatattggttTAATATCGTCTTGCTCTGTTTATGGGCTGTGAACTTTTGGATTTTTGGGTTGGCATAATGtttgatatattataatttcaaaatatatatatgtacatattatatacatacatatattataaagaatatttttaacaaatatatgattataattaacaaatatatgaaaaaacacTCAAGTATGTACAAACATTAATCAGATTCCTAGAAGTTAGGTAGATTCCTAGAAGTGCCCGGCTCTCGCGGCAATTGATTATTGACAAATAAAGACATTCATATACATCAATGGAAACAATTTCCAGAATCACagttaaacaattttaagttcTTTTTGGCCATCACAGCCATACACATACAATATAGAATAATTGAGCTTGGTATGTGCGCTGCATTAACAATTCGCGGCATCTTTCAACACCGCAAAGTCGGCAGGAATTCTTAGAAATTCATTAATTtgcatttaagtttaaaaaataaacacacacacacatacatacataaattatattcggaaaacaacacaaaacgtaatgtaaacaaaatttagGAGACGCAGTGTGAATCGAATTAAAACAGCCGccaatttaaaaacattataaaCAAAGGAAATTACAgctactaaaaataaacaacatattaaacaaaaaatcattaattgtgcacatacacaaatatataatatatatatatattgttttttttatacgtatacatatgaaTGAGTTTGTGCGGCGCCGCTAATGACACACATTGGAGATACCAGACACTCACACCTGCAACGTAAACAATGGCATGCTATAATTTAGTGGGTTAAGATGTTAGGGCCAACTAGTGAGGCTATTAACCAAACCGCTCACATATCACATATACACTAAATTAGTAGTAGTGTAGGTTTTGGGTGCTAAAAGTTCAGCATTACACATACATTAAAAATACACAATAAATACTCACAATAAACTGGAATTGTGCAGCATTTGCACAATTTCCCCAATCTGGTGTAATTTCTCAGCCGGAATATTTAGCCAATGATTGAATGCCAAGGCCAATTCAGAGCGAAATTGTTTGCCTGGTATCTGTTGTATGTAGGCGAAGGGCTGCAACAGAATCTGCATAggagatacaaaaaaaaaaacatgcggAAAATACACGTAAGCGTAGGCGATCTAAATTTACGCAAACACACACTTTCGTTATACGCAAGTTATCCGAAAGTGGTGCGTAAAAGGTCAAAGTTAATGAATGAATACTACTTGTATCACCTCATCTTGTTCCTTTTGCGCTGATGGATCACGCGTTTTCGCAAGTATAGAACACAATTCTTCCATGTTATTCATCACTGGCATTTAAATGATGAAGTATCTTAAATAAGTACACTAATTTGGCGAGTGTTAGGAACACTTAATTTTCACACGACTGATCGACTTGTCAGACACCACTTGTCTGCTTGGAACAAATTGTAGACCGAAGGAAATAATGCAAAGCAATATATGAAGTATAGCTGATTCTTTGACAACCAAATAACTTACGATGTAAACAAAAGCAGTTTGAGAGTCACTGTTAAAAATTTGACAGTTGCTAAGAAAATAGAGTTGCCGTAATCTCAATGTTTTTGATTGTTTATTTTATCATATGACTTTTGGTCCATAGTATCTTACCATAAtcgtaaacatatttttaaaaagggtTATAGTTGGAGGATTTAAACAACAGAACAACTAACTACTAttaacaaaatgtaaaaaacataTCGGCAATTTTCCaatgtatataatttcttaaaatattataatattatcacTTATACTGGCAGCACTCGCATATGC encodes:
- the qm gene encoding terpene synthase isoform X1 codes for the protein MPVMNNMEELCSILAKTRDPSAQKEQDEILLQPFAYIQQIPGKQFRSELALAFNHWLNIPAEKLHQIGEIVQMLHNSSLLIDDIEDNSILRRGVPVAHSIYGVPSTINAANYVLFLSLQKVQQLGHPEATNVYTEQLLELHRGQGMEIYWRDNFTCPSESDYKLMTIRKTGGLFMLAIRLMQLFSENKEDFTKLTAILGLYFQIRDDYCNLSLKEYTQNKSFAEDLTEGKFGFPVIHAVRSQKHDKQVLHILRQRTQDIEVKKYCIGLLEKLGSFQYTREVLESLDKEARAEVARLGSNPYMDMLLNKLLSWKSNENHTNHNDLPSPSNHNSN
- the qm gene encoding terpene synthase isoform X2, translating into MPVMNNMEELCSILAKTRDPSAQKEQDEILLQPFAYIQQIPGKQFRSELALAFNHWLNIPAEKLHQIGEIVQMLHNSSLLGVPVAHSIYGVPSTINAANYVLFLSLQKVQQLGHPEATNVYTEQLLELHRGQGMEIYWRDNFTCPSESDYKLMTIRKTGGLFMLAIRLMQLFSENKEDFTKLTAILGLYFQIRDDYCNLSLKEYTQNKSFAEDLTEGKFGFPVIHAVRSQKHDKQVLHILRQRTQDIEVKKYCIGLLEKLGSFQYTREVLESLDKEARAEVARLGSNPYMDMLLNKLLSWKSNENHTNHNDLPSPSNHNSN